One Microbispora sp. ZYX-F-249 genomic region harbors:
- a CDS encoding TetR/AcrR family transcriptional regulator C-terminal domain-containing protein encodes MAGPGAGRYQEIAAEIRRRIEAGELRPGERVPSTREIVREWGVAMATATKVLTELRREGLVRAVPGVGTVVGTVVGTVVGTVVGTVVGPGAGPVAGTGDRPVPPPVGGHGSAAPAEAPARGARRSIPDGVLTPERIITTAIAVADAEGLAAVSMRRVAAELGVATMSLYRHVADKDTLLLQMMDTIFGRMRLPEEPPRHWRGRIELASRMLWATFRRHPWLAPAMSVTRPQLIPNAFPFMEWVLGALDDHGLDPVTMFTAYITVFNHIRGTAINLEFEAEAEALTGLNADEWMDAHQPAFEAITAGGGLPLFERLGAAGGYDFDMDALFEFGLQRLLDGIAMLFTGTR; translated from the coding sequence GTGGCAGGTCCGGGCGCAGGGCGTTACCAGGAGATCGCCGCCGAGATACGCAGGCGGATCGAGGCGGGCGAGCTCAGGCCGGGCGAGCGCGTGCCGTCGACCCGGGAGATCGTCCGGGAGTGGGGCGTCGCGATGGCCACCGCGACGAAGGTCCTCACCGAGCTGCGCCGCGAGGGGCTCGTCCGCGCCGTCCCTGGCGTCGGCACGGTCGTCGGCACGGTCGTCGGCACGGTCGTCGGCACGGTCGTCGGCACGGTCGTCGGCCCGGGTGCCGGCCCGGTCGCCGGCACAGGTGACCGTCCGGTGCCGCCGCCCGTGGGCGGCCACGGCTCGGCGGCCCCGGCGGAGGCGCCCGCCCGGGGGGCGCGGCGGTCCATCCCGGACGGAGTGCTCACGCCCGAGCGGATCATTACGACGGCGATCGCGGTCGCCGACGCCGAAGGGCTCGCGGCGGTCTCGATGCGCCGCGTGGCGGCCGAGCTCGGGGTGGCGACCATGTCGTTGTACCGGCACGTCGCGGACAAGGACACCCTGCTGCTCCAGATGATGGACACGATCTTCGGGCGGATGCGGTTGCCCGAAGAGCCGCCCCGGCACTGGCGCGGCAGGATCGAGCTGGCCTCCCGGATGCTGTGGGCGACGTTCCGGCGGCATCCGTGGCTCGCACCGGCGATGTCGGTGACACGGCCGCAGCTCATCCCCAACGCGTTCCCGTTCATGGAATGGGTGCTCGGCGCTCTCGACGATCACGGCCTCGACCCGGTGACGATGTTCACGGCCTACATCACCGTGTTCAACCACATCCGCGGCACCGCGATCAACCTGGAGTTCGAGGCGGAGGCCGAGGCGCTCACCGGGCTGAACGCCGACGAGTGGATGGACGCGCACCAACCGGCGTTCGAGGCGATCACGGCGGGCGGTGGGCTGCCGTTGTTCGAGCGGCTCGGCGCGGCCGGCGGATACGACTTCGACATGGACGCCCTGTTCGAGTTCGGTCTGCAGCGGCTTCTCGACGGCATCGCGATGCTCTTCACCGGGACACGCTGA
- a CDS encoding DUF6796 family protein — protein MTDTLTNPTTPVTREPASGTAVKARRLTAAALVGGALLNGAESIGMRYLLPPKPEAAAAKLQMIADTGARYPVLVTLGTLAVPLMCAGFLTLSRLVGRRAPRTGRAAAALLLTGMFGFFGMHVLALAQVPLSRSADPAQAGALLDMVEKDALLGVLFTAPFLAGCALGMLVLVAGLLRTGALPRWIPLTLLAFLVVDFGLGNGGPVDAHWLFVAACLGAARAILTAGKTPAIG, from the coding sequence ATGACCGACACTCTCACGAACCCCACCACGCCCGTGACCCGCGAGCCCGCGAGCGGGACGGCCGTGAAAGCCCGCCGGCTCACGGCCGCCGCCCTCGTCGGGGGCGCGCTGCTCAACGGCGCCGAGTCCATCGGGATGCGGTATTTGCTGCCCCCCAAGCCCGAGGCGGCCGCCGCGAAGCTCCAGATGATCGCGGACACCGGCGCGAGGTATCCCGTGCTCGTCACTCTGGGCACCCTCGCGGTCCCGCTGATGTGCGCCGGGTTCCTGACCCTGTCCCGTCTGGTGGGACGGCGTGCGCCGCGCACTGGCCGGGCCGCCGCCGCACTGCTGCTCACCGGCATGTTCGGCTTCTTCGGCATGCACGTGCTCGCCTTGGCGCAGGTGCCGCTCAGCCGGAGCGCCGATCCGGCACAGGCGGGAGCCCTGCTCGACATGGTCGAGAAGGACGCGCTGCTCGGGGTGCTCTTCACGGCGCCGTTCCTCGCCGGCTGCGCGCTCGGCATGCTGGTGCTGGTCGCCGGTCTGCTCCGGACCGGGGCGCTGCCCCGGTGGATCCCGCTCACCCTGCTGGCGTTCCTGGTCGTGGACTTCGGCCTCGGCAACGGCGGTCCTGTGGACGCGCACTGGCTGTTCGTCGCCGCCTGCCTCGGCGCCGCCCGCGCGATCCTCACCGCCGGGAAAACTCCTGCGATCGGCTGA
- a CDS encoding helix-turn-helix domain-containing protein — MHTVGELLRQWRHRRRISQLDLAIAAGVSARHISLVETGKSNPSADMIVRLAEQLDVPLRERNRLLLAAGFAPRYTERPLDGDVLSAARGAIGRVLRAHEPYPALVVDRRWNIVMTNSALGPFLAHVAPDLLRPPINMVRLGLDPRGLAPHIVNLAEVRALLRTRIRRQLAVAPGDELAALYEELLTPGAGPGCADADHPIESEVAVPMIFRFGARELRLFSTTTTFGTPTDITLDEVAIESYYPADAETAAYFTASGRVSRDA; from the coding sequence ATGCACACGGTCGGGGAACTGCTGCGGCAGTGGCGTCACCGTCGGCGGATCAGCCAGCTTGATCTCGCGATCGCCGCCGGCGTCTCGGCTCGTCACATCAGCCTGGTGGAAACCGGCAAGTCCAACCCGAGTGCCGACATGATCGTGCGGCTCGCCGAACAGCTCGACGTGCCCCTGCGCGAGCGCAACCGGTTGTTGCTCGCCGCCGGCTTCGCACCCCGCTACACCGAACGGCCGCTCGACGGGGACGTGCTGTCCGCGGCCCGGGGTGCGATCGGCAGGGTCCTGCGCGCGCACGAGCCGTATCCCGCGCTGGTCGTCGATCGCCGGTGGAACATCGTGATGACCAACAGCGCCCTCGGCCCGTTCCTCGCGCACGTCGCGCCCGATCTGCTGCGCCCGCCGATCAACATGGTGCGGCTCGGACTGGACCCGCGCGGGCTCGCTCCGCACATCGTGAACCTGGCCGAGGTGCGTGCGCTGCTGCGTACCCGCATCCGGCGTCAGCTCGCCGTCGCTCCCGGCGACGAGCTGGCCGCGCTCTACGAGGAGCTGCTGACACCCGGCGCGGGCCCCGGCTGTGCGGACGCCGACCACCCGATCGAGTCCGAGGTCGCGGTCCCGATGATCTTCCGCTTCGGCGCACGCGAACTACGGCTGTTCTCGACCACCACGACGTTCGGCACTCCGACGGACATCACGCTGGACGAGGTCGCGATCGAGTCGTACTATCCGGCGGACGCGGAGACCGCGGCGTACTTCACCGCGTCCGGCCGGGTCTCCCGCGACGCCTAG
- a CDS encoding helix-turn-helix transcriptional regulator, with translation MAVRGQRRVPVELLPRLRLARDRIDRDYRGELDLDALAAVAGISKFYFVRCFEAAYGETPMRYLTRRRIERAQDLLRGADLTVTEMCMAVGFTSLGSFSAKFRQLVGESPSGYRDRWAARGGPHVPGCWLFMRGVLDLTGTAAPRKGPPDCAILEKPRSEGSQ, from the coding sequence GTGGCCGTGAGGGGACAGCGACGGGTGCCGGTGGAGCTGTTGCCCCGGCTCCGGCTGGCGCGCGACCGCATCGACCGCGACTATCGCGGCGAGCTCGATCTCGACGCGCTCGCGGCGGTGGCCGGGATCTCCAAGTTCTACTTCGTCCGCTGCTTCGAGGCGGCGTACGGCGAGACGCCGATGCGATACCTGACCCGGCGCCGCATCGAGCGGGCCCAGGACCTGTTGCGCGGGGCCGATCTCACGGTCACCGAGATGTGCATGGCAGTGGGGTTCACCAGTCTCGGGTCGTTCTCGGCCAAGTTCCGTCAGCTCGTGGGCGAGAGCCCGAGCGGTTACCGCGACCGGTGGGCGGCGCGCGGCGGGCCGCACGTCCCCGGGTGCTGGCTGTTCATGCGCGGGGTGCTCGACCTCACCGGCACGGCCGCGCCGCGGAAGGGGCCCCCGGATTGTGCAATTTTGGAGAAGCCCAGGTCAGAGGGGTCTCAGTAG
- a CDS encoding sensor histidine kinase, translating into MQDDLRTDRAKVIAARLVAAVAVAAAVGAVALPLLTGVGSVERLLRTPEAVLTPAYALAGAWLLPHPRAGRIGLLLVGTSAFAGTYVLSLSFTAWSDATGRDPGPLVVTTAWLTTWCWVPSLGLAAVLLPLVLPEGRPLPGWWSRLPGPAAALVAAAACVAAVTPRDLGFAVVPDNPLGTDALAPVAAPVGLCLAGGCAAFTALGLVSLVVRFRRADGAERRQVAWIGYGVAATVAAVLLAGAALAPWWVRAFAVLLIPACVVVAALRYRLYDIDVLVNRTLVAAVLLAGTALAYAAVVGWAGAVLGETSRTASFAAAFTIALLFHPARVRVQRAVDRLLYGDRADPHALLLRLDDAVRGAGSPRQALREAAAAVARGLRLRGAAVTVHMPDGPDVETTAGRVDPRPAASFPLHLHGEVVGTLRAMPRAGSPALDPHDHAVLAALTGPLAATAQAVRLTHHLERGRDQLVATREEERRRLRRDLHDGLGPQLAAIAMTIDTADSANGRGDSGRTARLLRVAADQTAEAIADVRRLVRGLRPPALDELGLVGALTSSGLVAGLGQGAATAGDAPAVTVEAELSDPGALPAAVEVAAYRIVQEAVSNALRHGAARRVGVRLRESGDDLVVSVTDDGRGFTPEDSPAGVGTSSMRERAGELGGTLRLHSVPGVGTTVTAVLPLHLGATR; encoded by the coding sequence ATGCAGGACGATCTCCGGACAGACCGGGCAAAGGTCATCGCAGCCCGGCTGGTCGCGGCCGTGGCGGTGGCCGCGGCGGTCGGCGCGGTCGCACTGCCGCTCCTGACCGGCGTCGGCTCCGTCGAACGCCTGCTGCGCACTCCGGAGGCGGTTCTGACGCCCGCCTACGCCCTCGCCGGAGCCTGGCTGCTCCCGCATCCGCGAGCCGGGCGGATCGGCCTGCTGCTGGTCGGGACCAGCGCGTTCGCCGGAACGTACGTCCTGTCCCTGTCCTTCACCGCCTGGAGCGACGCCACCGGTCGCGATCCCGGCCCCCTGGTCGTCACCACGGCCTGGTTGACCACCTGGTGCTGGGTTCCGTCGCTCGGCCTGGCCGCCGTGCTGCTGCCGCTGGTGTTGCCGGAGGGCCGGCCGCTGCCCGGATGGTGGTCGCGGCTGCCCGGGCCCGCCGCCGCGCTGGTCGCGGCGGCGGCCTGCGTGGCCGCGGTGACGCCCCGCGACCTCGGTTTCGCCGTCGTGCCGGACAACCCCCTCGGGACCGACGCCCTCGCGCCCGTCGCCGCGCCCGTGGGGCTGTGCCTGGCCGGCGGCTGCGCGGCCTTCACAGCGCTCGGCCTGGTCTCCCTGGTCGTGCGGTTCCGGCGGGCCGACGGGGCGGAGCGGCGTCAGGTGGCCTGGATCGGGTACGGCGTCGCGGCCACCGTCGCGGCCGTTCTGCTCGCGGGGGCCGCCCTCGCGCCCTGGTGGGTGCGGGCGTTCGCCGTCCTGCTGATCCCCGCCTGCGTTGTCGTCGCGGCGCTGCGCTACCGGCTTTACGACATCGACGTGCTGGTCAACCGGACCCTGGTGGCCGCCGTCCTGCTCGCGGGGACCGCCCTCGCGTACGCCGCAGTCGTCGGCTGGGCCGGTGCCGTGCTGGGCGAGACGAGCCGGACGGCGTCGTTCGCCGCCGCGTTCACGATCGCCCTGCTCTTCCACCCGGCCCGGGTCCGGGTCCAGCGCGCCGTCGACCGGCTGTTGTACGGCGACCGGGCCGACCCGCACGCCCTGCTGCTGCGCCTGGACGATGCCGTCCGCGGGGCGGGTTCGCCACGGCAGGCGCTGCGCGAAGCGGCGGCCGCCGTCGCCCGGGGGCTCCGGTTGCGTGGCGCCGCGGTGACCGTGCACATGCCCGACGGGCCGGACGTCGAGACCACCGCCGGACGGGTCGATCCGCGGCCGGCGGCGTCCTTCCCCCTCCACCTGCACGGCGAGGTCGTCGGCACGCTGCGCGCGATGCCCCGGGCGGGCTCCCCGGCCCTGGACCCGCACGACCACGCCGTGCTCGCCGCGCTCACCGGCCCGCTGGCCGCCACCGCGCAGGCGGTCCGGCTGACCCACCACCTCGAACGGGGCCGCGACCAGCTGGTGGCCACCCGCGAGGAGGAGCGCCGCCGGCTGCGCCGGGACCTGCACGACGGCCTGGGGCCGCAGCTGGCGGCGATCGCGATGACCATCGACACCGCGGATTCGGCGAACGGCCGCGGCGACAGCGGCAGGACCGCGCGGCTGTTGCGGGTGGCCGCCGACCAGACGGCCGAGGCGATCGCCGACGTACGCAGGCTCGTCCGCGGGTTGCGGCCCCCGGCGCTCGACGAGCTGGGCCTGGTGGGCGCCCTCACCTCCTCGGGCCTCGTCGCCGGCCTCGGGCAGGGGGCCGCGACGGCCGGCGACGCGCCGGCCGTCACCGTCGAGGCTGAGCTGTCCGACCCCGGGGCCCTGCCCGCAGCGGTGGAGGTCGCGGCGTACCGGATCGTCCAGGAGGCGGTCAGCAACGCCCTGCGCCACGGCGCCGCCCGCCGGGTCGGCGTACGACTCCGGGAGAGCGGCGACGACCTCGTCGTCTCCGTGACCGACGACGGTCGCGGCTTCACGCCCGAGGACAGTCCTGCGGGCGTCGGCACGAGCAGCATGCGGGAGCGCGCGGGGGAACTCGGCGGAACCCTGCGGCTGCACAGCGTTCCCGGGGTCGGCACGACCGTCACCGCCGTCCTCCCCCTTCACCTTGGAGCCACCCGATGA
- a CDS encoding FAD-dependent monooxygenase, with protein MPNKEILISGGGIAGPVLAYWLGRAGFAVTIVERAPAPRPGGQTVDLRGAGRTVVARMGLLDQARAIAVDQRGVAVVDKKGRITARLPADSFGGEGIVSEIEILRGDLARLFYEASLPHTQYVFDDTVTGLEQDDDGVSVTFEKSAPRRFALVVGADGLHSAVRALAFGPQAAHIHPLGLYISWFTAHDELDLDGWYQMYNAPGGLTASARPGRLPGEIKVSFAFRSGPLAYDRRDVAAQKAIIADRFAGAGWETPRLLSAMAGASDFFLESVGQVRLDRWSRGRVVLLGDAGYCPTPLTGLGTSLALVGAYVLAGELAATGDHRVVLRNYDRIMRPYVGEAQKLPPGGVNGFAPSTALAIRMRTASMRAMTRWPMRNLIASQFAKASSIDLPDYDLPALR; from the coding sequence ATGCCGAACAAGGAAATCCTCATATCCGGCGGCGGAATCGCCGGGCCCGTGCTGGCCTACTGGCTGGGCAGGGCCGGCTTCGCCGTCACGATCGTCGAACGCGCGCCCGCTCCCCGCCCGGGTGGTCAGACCGTGGACCTGCGCGGCGCGGGCCGCACGGTGGTCGCCCGGATGGGCCTGCTGGACCAGGCGCGGGCGATCGCCGTCGACCAGCGTGGCGTCGCCGTCGTCGACAAGAAGGGCCGCATCACGGCCCGCCTCCCTGCCGACAGCTTCGGCGGCGAGGGCATCGTCTCCGAGATCGAAATCCTGCGGGGTGACCTCGCCCGTCTCTTCTACGAGGCGTCGCTTCCGCACACGCAGTACGTGTTCGACGACACCGTGACCGGGCTGGAGCAGGACGACGACGGGGTGAGCGTCACCTTCGAGAAGTCCGCTCCGCGCCGGTTCGCACTGGTCGTCGGCGCGGACGGACTGCATTCGGCCGTACGCGCGCTGGCCTTCGGCCCGCAGGCGGCCCACATCCATCCACTGGGGCTCTACATCTCGTGGTTCACGGCCCACGACGAGCTGGACCTCGACGGCTGGTACCAGATGTACAACGCCCCGGGCGGCCTCACCGCCTCGGCGCGGCCCGGGCGCCTGCCCGGCGAGATCAAGGTCAGCTTCGCCTTCCGCTCCGGGCCGCTCGCCTACGACCGCCGGGACGTCGCCGCGCAGAAGGCGATCATCGCCGACCGTTTCGCGGGCGCCGGGTGGGAGACGCCGCGGCTGCTGTCCGCGATGGCCGGCGCGTCCGACTTCTTCCTCGAATCCGTGGGGCAGGTCCGTCTCGACCGATGGTCGCGCGGCCGGGTGGTGCTCCTCGGCGACGCCGGTTACTGCCCGACGCCGCTGACCGGTCTGGGCACCAGCCTCGCCCTGGTCGGCGCGTACGTCCTGGCCGGCGAGCTCGCCGCCACGGGCGACCACCGCGTCGTGCTGCGCAACTACGACAGGATCATGCGCCCCTACGTCGGCGAGGCGCAGAAGCTGCCGCCCGGGGGCGTGAACGGCTTCGCGCCGTCCACCGCGCTCGCGATCCGGATGCGGACCGCCTCCATGCGTGCCATGACGCGCTGGCCGATGCGGAACCTGATCGCCTCACAGTTCGCGAAGGCTTCGAGCATCGACCTGCCCGACTACGACCTGCCGGCCCTGCGCTGA
- a CDS encoding NCS2 family permease has translation MVRACDSARVNANPMNTPNFLDRYFSISARGSTVGQEVRGGFATFFTMAYIVVLNPLIIGTVADKTGQFLGDGENPNIALVAAATAFAAGILTIIMGVFGRVPFALATGLGLNAFLAFGIASQMSWEDAMGLVVLEGIVIAILVVTGFRVAVFHAIPAQLKTAISVGIGLFIALIGFVDAGFVRRMPDASNTTVPVKLGALGNGSLTGWPTLVFVVGLLVTAFLVARRVKGAILIGIVGTTVLAMIVEAVGKIGPQTPDGSNPNGWSLNVPAWPKNFIELPDLSLLGQFSLFGSFAKIGGLAAVMFVFTLMLADFFDTMGTIVGVGRQANLVKEDGTVERTKEILLVDSLAAAAGGAAGVSSNTTYIESAAGVGEGARTGLASIVTGVLFLLAMFFAPLTEIVPFEAATPALVVVGFLMMTQVKEIDFSDFETAIPAFLTIVLMPFTYSITAGIGAGFVSYIAIKVFRGKARELHFLMWLVGALFVVYFALEPIKTLLGLS, from the coding sequence ATGGTAAGGGCCTGCGACTCTGCGCGCGTGAATGCGAACCCCATGAACACCCCTAATTTTCTCGATCGATACTTCTCCATCTCAGCTCGCGGATCCACCGTCGGACAGGAGGTCCGCGGCGGCTTCGCCACTTTCTTCACGATGGCCTACATCGTGGTGCTCAACCCCCTGATCATCGGCACCGTGGCGGACAAGACGGGCCAGTTCCTCGGCGACGGGGAGAACCCCAACATCGCGCTGGTCGCCGCGGCCACCGCGTTCGCCGCGGGCATCCTCACGATCATCATGGGCGTCTTCGGCCGGGTGCCGTTCGCCCTGGCGACCGGTCTCGGCCTGAACGCCTTCCTCGCCTTCGGCATCGCCAGCCAGATGTCGTGGGAGGACGCGATGGGCCTGGTGGTGCTGGAGGGCATCGTCATCGCGATCCTCGTGGTGACGGGCTTCCGGGTGGCGGTTTTCCACGCGATCCCGGCACAGCTCAAGACAGCGATCAGCGTCGGCATCGGCCTGTTCATCGCGCTGATCGGGTTCGTCGACGCCGGGTTCGTCCGGCGCATGCCGGACGCGAGCAACACCACGGTTCCGGTGAAGCTCGGCGCGCTCGGCAACGGCTCGCTGACCGGGTGGCCCACGCTCGTCTTCGTCGTCGGCCTGCTCGTGACGGCCTTCCTCGTGGCCCGCAGGGTCAAGGGCGCCATCCTGATCGGCATCGTCGGCACCACGGTGCTCGCCATGATCGTCGAGGCCGTCGGCAAGATCGGACCGCAGACCCCCGACGGCAGCAACCCCAACGGGTGGTCCCTCAACGTGCCCGCGTGGCCGAAGAACTTCATCGAGCTGCCCGACCTGTCGCTGCTCGGCCAGTTCAGCCTGTTCGGCAGCTTCGCCAAGATCGGCGGTCTGGCGGCCGTGATGTTCGTCTTCACGCTCATGCTCGCCGACTTCTTCGACACGATGGGCACCATCGTCGGTGTGGGCCGCCAGGCGAACCTCGTCAAGGAGGACGGGACCGTCGAGCGCACCAAGGAGATCCTGCTGGTCGACTCGCTCGCGGCGGCGGCCGGCGGCGCGGCCGGTGTCTCGTCCAACACCACCTACATCGAGTCGGCAGCCGGCGTCGGCGAGGGCGCGCGCACCGGCCTGGCGAGCATCGTCACCGGTGTGCTGTTCCTGCTGGCCATGTTCTTCGCCCCGCTGACGGAGATCGTGCCGTTCGAGGCGGCGACCCCGGCCCTGGTGGTGGTCGGTTTCCTGATGATGACGCAGGTCAAGGAGATCGACTTCAGTGACTTCGAGACCGCGATCCCCGCGTTCCTGACCATCGTGCTCATGCCGTTCACGTACTCGATCACCGCCGGCATCGGCGCGGGCTTCGTGAGCTACATCGCCATCAAGGTGTTCCGCGGCAAGGCGCGCGAGCTGCACTTCCTGATGTGGCTGGTGGGCGCGCTGTTCGTCGTGTACTTCGCCCTCGAACCCATCAAGACCCTGCTCGGCCTGTCCTGA
- a CDS encoding response regulator transcription factor yields the protein MTTAVLVDDHPVFRRGLAVLLEELDVAVVAEAADGEAGVRAALDHRPDVVLMDIQMPGTDGVTATRRILDAWPDAHVLMLTMVADDEAVFAAIRAGALGYLLKGAGGAEIGRAVAAVAAGEAVYGPHVARRLRAFFSAGAALAAQPFPELSDGERQVLRLVAAGLGNQAVAQRLHLSEKTVRNRVSGIFAKLGVATRAEAIVKAREGGLA from the coding sequence ATGACGACGGCCGTGCTGGTGGACGATCACCCCGTGTTCCGCAGGGGACTGGCGGTGCTGCTCGAAGAACTCGACGTGGCGGTGGTCGCGGAGGCCGCCGACGGCGAGGCGGGCGTGCGGGCGGCACTCGACCACCGGCCGGACGTCGTCCTCATGGACATCCAGATGCCCGGGACGGACGGTGTCACCGCCACCCGCCGCATCCTCGACGCGTGGCCCGACGCCCACGTCCTCATGCTGACCATGGTGGCCGACGACGAGGCGGTCTTCGCGGCGATCCGGGCGGGCGCCCTCGGCTACCTCCTGAAGGGGGCGGGCGGTGCCGAGATCGGCCGTGCCGTGGCGGCGGTGGCGGCGGGGGAGGCGGTCTACGGCCCGCACGTCGCCCGCAGGCTGAGAGCCTTCTTCAGCGCCGGCGCCGCTCTGGCCGCCCAGCCGTTCCCCGAGCTGTCCGACGGCGAACGCCAGGTGCTGCGGCTGGTCGCCGCCGGGCTCGGCAACCAGGCCGTCGCCCAGCGGCTGCATCTGTCGGAGAAGACCGTGCGCAACCGCGTGAGCGGTATCTTCGCCAAGCTCGGGGTCGCGACCCGGGCCGAGGCCATCGTGAAGGCCAGGGAGGGCGGGCTCGCCTGA
- a CDS encoding nuclear transport factor 2 family protein, which translates to MPAKDMTTDNKSIVRQALAALVATGDVDALARSLSDDFVHHRPDATSRTKAEWLAAVRTALVPLTGMRVEIRHVLADGDHVVLHSRRRLPGAGPEIAVVDIWRLADGLIAEAWEIIEPVAEATGHLTWWETADR; encoded by the coding sequence ATGCCTGCCAAGGACATGACCACGGACAACAAGAGCATCGTGCGACAGGCGCTGGCGGCGCTGGTCGCGACGGGTGACGTCGACGCGCTCGCGCGGTCGCTGAGCGACGACTTCGTCCACCACCGGCCGGACGCGACATCGAGGACCAAGGCGGAATGGCTCGCCGCCGTCCGCACCGCGCTCGTGCCGCTCACCGGCATGCGGGTGGAGATCCGGCACGTGCTGGCCGACGGCGATCACGTTGTGCTGCACTCGCGGCGCAGGCTGCCGGGTGCCGGGCCGGAGATCGCCGTCGTCGACATCTGGCGCCTCGCCGACGGGCTGATCGCCGAGGCATGGGAGATCATCGAGCCGGTGGCCGAGGCGACCGGACACCTGACATGGTGGGAGACCGCCGATCGCTGA
- a CDS encoding DUF3995 domain-containing protein, which translates to MSRADWKRVGGYGAAACCAAYGSMKLAQALGAGALADKDPLPPGLRERLLARDPLFVTSHWVLAGAAAVGVVVALATVRPRKAAFPRRLLPAIAWTLGIFMIARSAGALGFGFVGDALVLAGVSSVPAEHAALAHDLARWDLLLWSPFFLLWGACWTAAVWRPRRSVGAER; encoded by the coding sequence GTGTCGCGGGCTGACTGGAAGCGGGTGGGCGGCTACGGCGCGGCGGCCTGCTGCGCGGCCTACGGATCGATGAAGCTCGCTCAGGCGCTGGGAGCCGGGGCACTGGCCGACAAGGATCCCCTGCCGCCGGGGCTGCGGGAGCGGCTGCTCGCGCGCGATCCCCTGTTCGTGACGAGTCATTGGGTGCTCGCCGGCGCCGCGGCTGTCGGTGTCGTCGTGGCGCTGGCCACCGTCCGTCCCCGAAAAGCGGCATTTCCGCGCCGGCTGCTGCCGGCGATCGCCTGGACACTGGGAATCTTCATGATCGCCCGGTCGGCCGGAGCGCTGGGGTTCGGGTTCGTCGGCGACGCGCTGGTGCTGGCCGGGGTCTCCTCGGTGCCCGCCGAGCACGCCGCGCTCGCTCACGACCTGGCGCGGTGGGACCTGCTGCTGTGGTCGCCGTTCTTCCTGCTCTGGGGCGCGTGCTGGACGGCGGCCGTGTGGCGGCCGAGACGATCTGTCGGGGCCGAGCGCTAG
- a CDS encoding DUF2530 domain-containing protein — MSERHPDPMPLRTRDTVTILTGTVLWAIALAVVLLVVRPPDPRPAWVCVVGIGLGLFGLWYVRRRDARMREAAPADEVAGSEPRRP; from the coding sequence GTGAGCGAGCGCCACCCCGACCCCATGCCTCTCAGGACGAGGGACACCGTCACGATCCTGACCGGAACGGTGCTGTGGGCGATCGCCCTGGCCGTCGTGCTGCTGGTGGTCAGACCGCCCGATCCGCGCCCCGCCTGGGTCTGCGTCGTCGGCATCGGCCTCGGCCTGTTCGGGCTCTGGTACGTCCGCCGCCGCGACGCCCGGATGCGTGAGGCCGCCCCCGCCGACGAGGTCGCCGGATCGGAGCCCCGCCGCCCCTGA